In Oryza glaberrima chromosome 8, OglaRS2, whole genome shotgun sequence, the following are encoded in one genomic region:
- the LOC127781433 gene encoding uncharacterized protein LOC127781433 has translation MSSSKGLSSSVPPQGGSGASKRHADTRHEVTNLTGSKGFLTPRNNNQQPYNGQGAHSLTYGIKTFATKARACPN, from the exons ATGTCCAGTTCTAAGG GACTTAGTAGCTCTGTGCCTCCGCAAGGTGGCTCTGGAGCATCCAAAAGGCACGCGGACACTCGTCATGAAGTGACAAACCTTACAg GATCGAAAGGTTTTCTGACACCTCGGAACAACAACCAGCAGCCCTACAATGGTCAAGGTGCTCACAGCCTCACATACGGGATCAAAACATTTGCCACAAAA GCAAGGGCATGTCCAAATTAG